A single genomic interval of Paralichthys olivaceus isolate ysfri-2021 chromosome 7, ASM2471397v2, whole genome shotgun sequence harbors:
- the nutf2 gene encoding nuclear transport factor 2 codes for MVDQPPWEQIGSSFVQHYYQVFDSDRTQLGCIYIDASCLTWEGQQFQGKRAIVEKLSSLPFTKIAHSITAQDHQPTPDCCILSMVVGQLKADEDPIMGFHQSFILKNINDAWVCTNDMFRLAIHNFG; via the exons ATGGTGGACCAGCCTCCGTGGGAGCAGATAGGTTCCAGCTTCGTGCAGCACTATTACCAGGTGTTTGACTCTGACAGAACACAACTTGGATGCATATAT ATAGATGCATCATGCCTTACGTGGGAAGGACAACAGTTCCAGGGAAAAAGAGCAATTGTTGAGAAGCTCTCT AGTCTCCCCTTCACAAAAATAGCGCATAGTATAACAGCGCAAGATCACCAGCCAACTCCAGACTGCTGCATCTTGAGTATGGTTGTCGGACAGCTCAAA GCTGACGAAGACCCCATCATGGGATTCCATCAGAGTTTCATCCTCAAGAACATTAACGACGCATGGGTGTGCACCAATGACATGTTCAGGCTGGCCATCCACAACTTTGGCTAA
- the edc4 gene encoding enhancer of mRNA-decapping protein 4 isoform X1, whose translation MASGSDIDIEGATQHLRDILKLDRPSNSTDVQSSDGQRKRSFNGELNGLLGAAGLLGSADRSTMSDSTRPISTDLCSTQESQIICLSGDDGSTGISITSSNVEIVASQDSSINSKARGSNKVKIQPVAKYDWEHKYYYGRLIAVSNSFLAYAIRGANNHAMIRVLSLAFAERSLLKGFTGAVTDLAFAHLDSSLLGCVDEAGNLMVWQLTCTGNKILDQIVVHIRRPDETPLNSHRRLIWCPFIMDDNEENQDDTSQTLALLHEDRAEVWDLEILRANNSSWPVDATELKDGLITVKGHTQRVSEGALSPDGTVLATASHDGYIKFWQIYIEGRQDTPRCLHELQPHGGRPLSCLLFCDNHKRQDPDVPFWRFLITGADQNQELKMWCTVSWTCLQTIRFSPDPFNSSALPSLKASLDLASEYLILTDVQRKVLYVMELRQDMEKGNANFTAVSEFLLTHPVLSFGVRDVAHSRLQHTEVLPAEEESESMTTEGIQGPTESKSGIQIKLYCVHTKSLQDVQIWFQPSARSSSALFLPHSDSQDGFATFSDHLTDQSSDKESGSGSQTDLRKIPSLPAPTDFLSNSVSGSGPMPKLMTPDAFMTPSTSVPASPGSSASSLTIVTAISSNSDSTNRALDDVSQSPNRAESSSSSLTLSASTSSPRAASAVLLPGLENLQALVSPSGLLALDSPQIMDSPILQPLASPTRARSPDVISSASTAMSQDMPEIASQTLQLQRGLLSSLEPLPLSALQTDSMASAASALHLLTSPRTANNSLLPLELGGADGPVGGAVESEPRLSHTPSLLENALSQENPGVGGGSSDGSVSHTPWPAAPDITRETRNSLRDNGLGDCSREESKGHMSSPYHRRSYHLSQNDSQDTGAEQSDPDDEVASLASSSGNCGSRSSHRIPVKDWKTSPRGSPKLKRKNKKDDGESSQSRQMDSGQMTVEVQEELLMLLRSQQRELTELRGQIEAMQSSVMAQVDHVLTNHQEQEQRRLERVLAESQNHQQQLQDQLSQQLSHALSSALTNRMDKVLREEMKKTVPQTISKSMEPVTGQLNNTIAAKLNAVEVTLKDNVSKVVKSKNTTDAIGRAAAEAMQGPIQAAYKDAFQGIVLPVFERGCQSMFQQINDSFKQGTQEYIQQLETHMKNRKQREQEARDPMIGQLQQMIDSFQSSSDQLANNITANVRGEVQHQIQMMVGNLQESILSHVQRIVKGEVGLAMKEQQAVVTSSIMQAMRSAAGTPVPTAHLDYQTQQTNILQLLQQGQLNQAFQQALSATDLNLVLYVCETIDSQQVFGQHPCPLSQPVLLSLIQQLSSNLSTRSELKISYLEDAVMNLDHGDPLTRDHMSSVLAQVRPKLFAFLQQDPHSLLSKRARRLMMMLQGLVNH comes from the exons ATGGCGTCCGGCTCGGATATAGACATTGAGGGTGCGACCCAGCACCTCCGGGACATCCTCAAGCTCGACCGTCCCAGCAACAGCACCG ATGTACAATCAAGTGATGGTCAGAGAAAGCGTTCTTTTAATGGAGAGCTGAACGGGTTACTGGGGGCAGCGGGCCTTCTAGGAAGTGCTGACAGGTCAACCATGTCAGACTCCACCAGACCCATCTCCACAGACCTCTGCAGCACCCAGGAGAGTCAGATAAT CTGCCTCTCTGGTGATGATGGGTCCACCGGTATCTCCATCACATCGAGCAATGTGGAGATTGTGGCAAGTCAAGACTCCAGCATCAACAGCAAGGCTCGAGGCAGCAACAAG gtGAAAATTCAACCTGTTGCCAAGTATGACTGGGAACACAAGTATTATTACGGCAGACTGATTGCTGTGTCCAACTCCTTCCTCGCTTATGCCATCAGAG GAGCCAACAACCATGCGATGATTCGTGTGCTGAGTCTGGCTTTTGCTGAGCGTTCCCTGCTGAAGGGATTCACAGGGGCCGTCACAGATCTGGCTTTTGCCCACCTCGACTCATCTCTGTTGGGTTGTGTAGATGAGGCGGGCAACCTAATGGTCTGGCAACTCACCTGCACTGGAAACAAGATACT AGATCAGATAGTGGTTCATATTAGACGGCCAGATGAAACTCCACTGAACTCCCACAGGCGCCTCATCTGGTGTCCGTTCATTATGGATGACAACGAGGAGAACCAGGACGACACCAGCCAGACCTTGGCCCTTCTACATGAAGACAGG GCTGAGGTGTGGGACCTGGAAATCTTGAGAGCCAACAACAGCAGTTGGCCTGTCGATGCCACAGAACTAAAGGATGGCCTCATCACAGTGAAGGGACATACTCAG CGAGTCAGTGAAGGGGCCTTGTCTCCAGATGGAACTGTGTTAGCCACAGCCAGCCATGATGGATACATCAAGTTCTGGCAGATATACATAGAAGGACGACAGGACACACCCAG ATGTCTCCATGAATTGCAGCCTCACGGAGGACGTCCCCTCTCCTGCCTTCTTTTCTGTGACAACCACAAGAGGCAGGACCCAGA CGTTCCTTTCTGGCGTTTCCTCATAACGGGAGCTGATCAGAACCAGGAGTTGAAGATGTGGTGCACTGTTTCCTGGACCTGTCTACAGACCATCAG GTTCTCTCCAGATCCGTTCAACTCCTCAGCTCTGCCAAGTTTGAAGGCCAGTCTGGACCTCGCTTCTGAGTATCTCATCCTCACTGACGTACAGAGGAAG GTTCTATATGTGATGGAGCTGCGGCAGGACATGGAGAAAGGGAACGCCAatttcacagctgtgtcagAGTTCCTGCTGACTCACCCTGTGCTCAGCTTTGGAGTCCGGGATGTTGCCCACAGCCGACTGCAACACACTGAGGTCctccctgcagaggaggagagtgagagcaTGACTACag AGGGGATTCAAGGACCCACAGAGTCCAAGTCTGGAATCCAGATTAAACTCTACTGTGTTCACACCAA gagtCTGCAGGATGTTCAGATCTGGTTTCAACCCAGCGCACGTTCCAGTTCTGCACTGTTCCTGCCTCATTCTGATTCTCAGGATGGTTTTG CAACTTTTTCAGACCATCTCACCGACCAGAGTTCTGACAAAGAGTCAGGAAGTGGATCCCAGACCGACTTGCGAAAGATCCCATCGCTTCCCGCTCCTACTGACTTCCTGTCTAACTCTGTCTCTGGCAGTGGGCCGATGCCCAAGCTGATGACTCCTGATGCCTTCATGACACCAAGCACTTCG GTACCAGCATCACCTGGCAGCAGTGCCAGCAGTCTCACCATTGTAACGGCTATCAGCAGCAACTCTGACTCAACTAACAG AGCTCTAGACGATGTCAGTCAGAGTCCtaacagagcagagagcagcagcagtagtctGACACTCTCTGCCTCCACCAGTAGCCCAAGAGCTGCTTCTGCTGTACTGCTGCCTGGACTGGAGAACCTACAG GCTCTGGTGTCCCCTAGTGGTCTTCTTGCACTTGACAGCCCTCAGATCATGGACTCGCCAATCCTGCAACCACTGGCCTCGCCGACCAGGGCCCGCTCCCCTGATGTCATCTCCTCAGCCTCCACTGCAATGTCCCAGGACATGCCGGAGATCGCATCCCAGACACTGCAGCTTCAGCGTGGACTCCTGTCCAGCTTGGAGCCTTTACCACTTTCTGCGCTTCAGACAGACAGCATGGCGTCTGCCGCCTCTGCTCTGCACCTGCTCACCTCACCACGCACCGCCAACAACAG TCTATTACCCCTGGAACTTGGAGGTGCAGATGGGCCAGTAGGTGGGGCTGTAGAGTCTGAGCCTAGACTCAGCCACACTCCGTCTTTGCTGGAGAATGCCTTATCGCAGGAGAACCCTGGGGTAGGAGGAGGGTCCTCAGATGGTAGCGTTAGCCACACACCATGGCCAGCTGCACCCGACATCACCAGAGAAACCAGGAACAGTCTCAGGGACAACGGCCTGGGAGACTG CTCAAGGGAAGAGTCAAAGGGACACATGAGCTCACCGTACCATCGGCGCTCGTATCACCTCTCGCAGAACGACAGTCAGGACACCGGTGCAGAGCAGAg CGACCCTGATGATGAGGTGGCCAGCCTGGCATCGTCTTCAGGAAACTGTGGCTCTCGCTCCTCTCACAGGATCCCTGTTAAGGACTGGAAGACGTCACCACGAGGTTCACCAAaactgaagaggaagaacaagaaGGATGATGG TGAATCATCTCAGTCCAGACAAATGGACTCAGGCCAG ATGACTGTAGAAGTTCAGGAGGAGTTGTTGATGCTCCTGCGCagccagcagagggagctgaCTGAACTGCGTGGACAGATAGAAGCCATGCAGAGCTCCGTTATGGCCCAGGTCGACCATGTCCTGACCAACCACCAGGAGCAAGAAC AGCGCAGACTGGAACGAGTTCTGGCGGAGAGTCAgaatcatcagcagcagcttcaggatcAGCTCAGCCAGCAGCTCAGCCACGCCCTCAGCTCGGCGCTCACCAACAGAATGGACAAAGTGCTACgggaggaaatgaagaaaaccGTCCCGCAAA CGATTTCAAAGAGCATGGAGCCTGTGACAGGTCAGCTGAACAACACAATTGCTGCCAAGCTGAACGCTGTGGAGGTCACCCTGAAGGACAACGTCAGCAAGGTGGTCAAATCCAAG AACACGACAGATGCAATTGGTcgagcagcagctgaagcaaTGCAGGGGCCCATCCAGGCCGCATACAAAGATGCTTTCCAGGGCATCGTGCTGCCCGTTTTTGAGAGAGGCTGCCAGTCCATGTTTCAGCAAATCAACGACAGCTTCAAACAAGGAACACAAGAAT ACATCCAACAGCTGGAGACTCACATGAAGaacagaaagcagagagagcaggaggccCGAGACCCTATGATTGGCCAGCTCCAacagatgattgacagcttcCAGAGCTCCAGTGATCAACTGGCCAATAACATCACAGCTAACGTCCGAGGCGAAGTCCAGCACCAGATCCAGATGATGGTGGGAAA tttgCAGGAGTCTATTCTCAGTCACGTTCAGCGGATTGTTAAAGGGGAGGTCGGCCTGGCCAtgaaggagcagcaggcagTGGTCACCTCCAGCATCATGCAGGCGATGAGGTCAGCTGCCGGCACGCCCGTTCCCACGGCACACCTCGACTACCAGACACAGCAGACCAacatcctgcagctcctccagcagggTCAGCTCAACCAGGCTTTCcagcag GCTCTGTCAGCCACAGATCTCAACTTggtgctgtatgtgtgtgagaccaTCGACTCTCagcaggtgtttggtcagcacCCCTGCCCTCTTAGCCAGCCCGTGCTGCTGTCGCTCATCCAGCAGCTCTCCTCCAACCTCTCCACCCGCTCTGAGCTCAAAATCAG CTACCTGGAGGATGCTGTGATGAACCTGGACCATGGCGACCCGCTGACCAGAGACCACATGTCCTCCGTGTTGGCCCAGGTCAGACCCAAACTCTTTGCGTTCCTGCAGCAGGACCCCCACAGCCTGCTCAGCAAGAGGGCGCGGCGcctgatgatgatgctgcaggGTCTCGTCAACCACTAG
- the edc4 gene encoding enhancer of mRNA-decapping protein 4 isoform X2, which yields MASGSDIDIEGATQHLRDILKLDRPSNSTDVQSSDGQRKRSFNGELNGLLGAAGLLGSADRSTMSDSTRPISTDLCSTQESQIICLSGDDGSTGISITSSNVEIVASQDSSINSKARGSNKVKIQPVAKYDWEHKYYYGRLIAVSNSFLAYAIRGANNHAMIRVLSLAFAERSLLKGFTGAVTDLAFAHLDSSLLGCVDEAGNLMVWQLTCTGNKILDQIVVHIRRPDETPLNSHRRLIWCPFIMDDNEENQDDTSQTLALLHEDRAEVWDLEILRANNSSWPVDATELKDGLITVKGHTQRVSEGALSPDGTVLATASHDGYIKFWQIYIEGRQDTPRCLHELQPHGGRPLSCLLFCDNHKRQDPDVPFWRFLITGADQNQELKMWCTVSWTCLQTIRFSPDPFNSSALPSLKASLDLASEYLILTDVQRKVLYVMELRQDMEKGNANFTAVSEFLLTHPVLSFGVRDVAHSRLQHTEVLPAEEESESMTTEGIQGPTESKSGIQIKLYCVHTKSLQDVQIWFQPSARSSSALFLPHSDSQDGFATFSDHLTDQSSDKESGSGSQTDLRKIPSLPAPTDFLSNSVSGSGPMPKLMTPDAFMTPSTSVPASPGSSASSLTIVTAISSNSDSTNSSPRAASAVLLPGLENLQALVSPSGLLALDSPQIMDSPILQPLASPTRARSPDVISSASTAMSQDMPEIASQTLQLQRGLLSSLEPLPLSALQTDSMASAASALHLLTSPRTANNSLLPLELGGADGPVGGAVESEPRLSHTPSLLENALSQENPGVGGGSSDGSVSHTPWPAAPDITRETRNSLRDNGLGDCSREESKGHMSSPYHRRSYHLSQNDSQDTGAEQSDPDDEVASLASSSGNCGSRSSHRIPVKDWKTSPRGSPKLKRKNKKDDGESSQSRQMDSGQMTVEVQEELLMLLRSQQRELTELRGQIEAMQSSVMAQVDHVLTNHQEQEQRRLERVLAESQNHQQQLQDQLSQQLSHALSSALTNRMDKVLREEMKKTVPQTISKSMEPVTGQLNNTIAAKLNAVEVTLKDNVSKVVKSKNTTDAIGRAAAEAMQGPIQAAYKDAFQGIVLPVFERGCQSMFQQINDSFKQGTQEYIQQLETHMKNRKQREQEARDPMIGQLQQMIDSFQSSSDQLANNITANVRGEVQHQIQMMVGNLQESILSHVQRIVKGEVGLAMKEQQAVVTSSIMQAMRSAAGTPVPTAHLDYQTQQTNILQLLQQGQLNQAFQQALSATDLNLVLYVCETIDSQQVFGQHPCPLSQPVLLSLIQQLSSNLSTRSELKISYLEDAVMNLDHGDPLTRDHMSSVLAQVRPKLFAFLQQDPHSLLSKRARRLMMMLQGLVNH from the exons ATGGCGTCCGGCTCGGATATAGACATTGAGGGTGCGACCCAGCACCTCCGGGACATCCTCAAGCTCGACCGTCCCAGCAACAGCACCG ATGTACAATCAAGTGATGGTCAGAGAAAGCGTTCTTTTAATGGAGAGCTGAACGGGTTACTGGGGGCAGCGGGCCTTCTAGGAAGTGCTGACAGGTCAACCATGTCAGACTCCACCAGACCCATCTCCACAGACCTCTGCAGCACCCAGGAGAGTCAGATAAT CTGCCTCTCTGGTGATGATGGGTCCACCGGTATCTCCATCACATCGAGCAATGTGGAGATTGTGGCAAGTCAAGACTCCAGCATCAACAGCAAGGCTCGAGGCAGCAACAAG gtGAAAATTCAACCTGTTGCCAAGTATGACTGGGAACACAAGTATTATTACGGCAGACTGATTGCTGTGTCCAACTCCTTCCTCGCTTATGCCATCAGAG GAGCCAACAACCATGCGATGATTCGTGTGCTGAGTCTGGCTTTTGCTGAGCGTTCCCTGCTGAAGGGATTCACAGGGGCCGTCACAGATCTGGCTTTTGCCCACCTCGACTCATCTCTGTTGGGTTGTGTAGATGAGGCGGGCAACCTAATGGTCTGGCAACTCACCTGCACTGGAAACAAGATACT AGATCAGATAGTGGTTCATATTAGACGGCCAGATGAAACTCCACTGAACTCCCACAGGCGCCTCATCTGGTGTCCGTTCATTATGGATGACAACGAGGAGAACCAGGACGACACCAGCCAGACCTTGGCCCTTCTACATGAAGACAGG GCTGAGGTGTGGGACCTGGAAATCTTGAGAGCCAACAACAGCAGTTGGCCTGTCGATGCCACAGAACTAAAGGATGGCCTCATCACAGTGAAGGGACATACTCAG CGAGTCAGTGAAGGGGCCTTGTCTCCAGATGGAACTGTGTTAGCCACAGCCAGCCATGATGGATACATCAAGTTCTGGCAGATATACATAGAAGGACGACAGGACACACCCAG ATGTCTCCATGAATTGCAGCCTCACGGAGGACGTCCCCTCTCCTGCCTTCTTTTCTGTGACAACCACAAGAGGCAGGACCCAGA CGTTCCTTTCTGGCGTTTCCTCATAACGGGAGCTGATCAGAACCAGGAGTTGAAGATGTGGTGCACTGTTTCCTGGACCTGTCTACAGACCATCAG GTTCTCTCCAGATCCGTTCAACTCCTCAGCTCTGCCAAGTTTGAAGGCCAGTCTGGACCTCGCTTCTGAGTATCTCATCCTCACTGACGTACAGAGGAAG GTTCTATATGTGATGGAGCTGCGGCAGGACATGGAGAAAGGGAACGCCAatttcacagctgtgtcagAGTTCCTGCTGACTCACCCTGTGCTCAGCTTTGGAGTCCGGGATGTTGCCCACAGCCGACTGCAACACACTGAGGTCctccctgcagaggaggagagtgagagcaTGACTACag AGGGGATTCAAGGACCCACAGAGTCCAAGTCTGGAATCCAGATTAAACTCTACTGTGTTCACACCAA gagtCTGCAGGATGTTCAGATCTGGTTTCAACCCAGCGCACGTTCCAGTTCTGCACTGTTCCTGCCTCATTCTGATTCTCAGGATGGTTTTG CAACTTTTTCAGACCATCTCACCGACCAGAGTTCTGACAAAGAGTCAGGAAGTGGATCCCAGACCGACTTGCGAAAGATCCCATCGCTTCCCGCTCCTACTGACTTCCTGTCTAACTCTGTCTCTGGCAGTGGGCCGATGCCCAAGCTGATGACTCCTGATGCCTTCATGACACCAAGCACTTCG GTACCAGCATCACCTGGCAGCAGTGCCAGCAGTCTCACCATTGTAACGGCTATCAGCAGCAACTCTGACTCAACTAACAG TAGCCCAAGAGCTGCTTCTGCTGTACTGCTGCCTGGACTGGAGAACCTACAG GCTCTGGTGTCCCCTAGTGGTCTTCTTGCACTTGACAGCCCTCAGATCATGGACTCGCCAATCCTGCAACCACTGGCCTCGCCGACCAGGGCCCGCTCCCCTGATGTCATCTCCTCAGCCTCCACTGCAATGTCCCAGGACATGCCGGAGATCGCATCCCAGACACTGCAGCTTCAGCGTGGACTCCTGTCCAGCTTGGAGCCTTTACCACTTTCTGCGCTTCAGACAGACAGCATGGCGTCTGCCGCCTCTGCTCTGCACCTGCTCACCTCACCACGCACCGCCAACAACAG TCTATTACCCCTGGAACTTGGAGGTGCAGATGGGCCAGTAGGTGGGGCTGTAGAGTCTGAGCCTAGACTCAGCCACACTCCGTCTTTGCTGGAGAATGCCTTATCGCAGGAGAACCCTGGGGTAGGAGGAGGGTCCTCAGATGGTAGCGTTAGCCACACACCATGGCCAGCTGCACCCGACATCACCAGAGAAACCAGGAACAGTCTCAGGGACAACGGCCTGGGAGACTG CTCAAGGGAAGAGTCAAAGGGACACATGAGCTCACCGTACCATCGGCGCTCGTATCACCTCTCGCAGAACGACAGTCAGGACACCGGTGCAGAGCAGAg CGACCCTGATGATGAGGTGGCCAGCCTGGCATCGTCTTCAGGAAACTGTGGCTCTCGCTCCTCTCACAGGATCCCTGTTAAGGACTGGAAGACGTCACCACGAGGTTCACCAAaactgaagaggaagaacaagaaGGATGATGG TGAATCATCTCAGTCCAGACAAATGGACTCAGGCCAG ATGACTGTAGAAGTTCAGGAGGAGTTGTTGATGCTCCTGCGCagccagcagagggagctgaCTGAACTGCGTGGACAGATAGAAGCCATGCAGAGCTCCGTTATGGCCCAGGTCGACCATGTCCTGACCAACCACCAGGAGCAAGAAC AGCGCAGACTGGAACGAGTTCTGGCGGAGAGTCAgaatcatcagcagcagcttcaggatcAGCTCAGCCAGCAGCTCAGCCACGCCCTCAGCTCGGCGCTCACCAACAGAATGGACAAAGTGCTACgggaggaaatgaagaaaaccGTCCCGCAAA CGATTTCAAAGAGCATGGAGCCTGTGACAGGTCAGCTGAACAACACAATTGCTGCCAAGCTGAACGCTGTGGAGGTCACCCTGAAGGACAACGTCAGCAAGGTGGTCAAATCCAAG AACACGACAGATGCAATTGGTcgagcagcagctgaagcaaTGCAGGGGCCCATCCAGGCCGCATACAAAGATGCTTTCCAGGGCATCGTGCTGCCCGTTTTTGAGAGAGGCTGCCAGTCCATGTTTCAGCAAATCAACGACAGCTTCAAACAAGGAACACAAGAAT ACATCCAACAGCTGGAGACTCACATGAAGaacagaaagcagagagagcaggaggccCGAGACCCTATGATTGGCCAGCTCCAacagatgattgacagcttcCAGAGCTCCAGTGATCAACTGGCCAATAACATCACAGCTAACGTCCGAGGCGAAGTCCAGCACCAGATCCAGATGATGGTGGGAAA tttgCAGGAGTCTATTCTCAGTCACGTTCAGCGGATTGTTAAAGGGGAGGTCGGCCTGGCCAtgaaggagcagcaggcagTGGTCACCTCCAGCATCATGCAGGCGATGAGGTCAGCTGCCGGCACGCCCGTTCCCACGGCACACCTCGACTACCAGACACAGCAGACCAacatcctgcagctcctccagcagggTCAGCTCAACCAGGCTTTCcagcag GCTCTGTCAGCCACAGATCTCAACTTggtgctgtatgtgtgtgagaccaTCGACTCTCagcaggtgtttggtcagcacCCCTGCCCTCTTAGCCAGCCCGTGCTGCTGTCGCTCATCCAGCAGCTCTCCTCCAACCTCTCCACCCGCTCTGAGCTCAAAATCAG CTACCTGGAGGATGCTGTGATGAACCTGGACCATGGCGACCCGCTGACCAGAGACCACATGTCCTCCGTGTTGGCCCAGGTCAGACCCAAACTCTTTGCGTTCCTGCAGCAGGACCCCCACAGCCTGCTCAGCAAGAGGGCGCGGCGcctgatgatgatgctgcaggGTCTCGTCAACCACTAG